The Thermotoga caldifontis AZM44c09 genomic interval AAACGAAACCTATCTTCTGCCTCATCTTCTGGGCGTTCTTCGATGTGATCTCCTCGCCTTCGAGAAAAACTCTGCCAGAATCGGGTTCAACGAGGCGGTTTATGCAGGCGAGCAGGGTGCTCTTCCCCGTCCCGCTGGGACCCAGAATGACTACAGTTTGTCCCCTCCTCACCTCGAAGGAAACACCCTTCAGCACTTCGAGAGAACCGAAACGTTTTCTCAGATCCTCTACTTTCAGCACGACGTCATCCACGTCAGTGCAGTACCTCCCTCATCTCGAAACCGGGGATCGTGAGTTTCTTTTCAATCGCGGCAAAAATCTTGTTGGCGGAAACTGTCAAAATGAGATATATCGCCGCGCAGGTCAGAAAGATCAGCGTGGGTTCGTACGTTCTCGCCACGATGTAACTGCCCTGCCTGAGAAGTTCCACCACACCGAGCGCGTAGGCCATCGAAGAATCCTTCAGCACCACCGTGAGTTCGTTGGTCCAGGGAGCGATCGAGAACCTCAGAGCCTGGGGAAAGACGACGTGCCAGAAGGTTTGCATCCTGCTCATACCGAGCGAGTAAGCTGCGAGCGTCTGCCCCTTAGACACGGAAAGTATCGCACCTCTGAAGATCTGTGACTGGTACGCTGAACTCCTTATGGCGAGTCCGAGGACGCAGGCGAGGAACGGTTCGAGCCTGATCCCTATCTCGGGAAGGCCGTAGAAGATGAGCATGAGAAGAACGAGCAAGGGTATACTGCGAAAAGTTTTTTCGTAGATCGAACAGATGAACCTGCTGACTCGTCCGCCGTAAACCTGTAAGAAACTCACAGGCACGGCGATGATGAGTCCAAGCGAGAGGGAAAGTGCGGTCAACCAGACCGTCACGAGCGTTCCTTTAAGCAGGAACGGTAAGGATTCGACGATCAATTTTAACTTCTCTATGCTCTACACTCCCCACGATCTTCAGAAGTATTTATCGATCAACTCGGCCATCTTTCCAGAATCGATGATCTGCTGTAGCGCTCTGTTTATAGCTTCGAGGAGCTCTTTGTTCCCTTTCCTCACCGCGATACCGTATTGTTCTCCCGTCACTATGATACCGACAACCTTGACGGGCTTCGTTGCAGCGAACCTGTTCGCAACGGGTGAGTCGAGTACTATCGCGTCGATGTTTCCGTTCAACAGATCGCTCAGCGCCAGTATGAACGTGTCGTACCTTTTCAGGTTCTTCTCCGGCAGGATACCCTTTCCAACGAGCTCGTCCGTGCACCAGAGATCGCCCGTTGTACCTGTTTGAACCCCGATTCTGTACTTGCCGAACAGCACGGTGATCGTCAGGTTCGAATCAGCCCTGACCACGACGCTCTGGTCCGCAGTCCAGTAAGGTATCGAGAAATCCACAACCTGTTTTCTTTCATCCGTGATCGTCATCGCCGCCGCAGCCACATCGATCTGTCCGGCACGGAGTGCAGGTATGAGCGAATCGAAACTCATGTCCACGAACTTCAACTCGAAGCCGGCGATTTTCGCGATCTCTCTCATCAGATCCATGTCGAATCCGACGAACTGACCGTTCTCGATGTACTCGAAAGGTGGAAAGTCCGCACTGGTCCCGACCGTGATCGTTTTTGAGAACGACAGCGTCACCACGGCGCACAGCACGAGAACAAACAGTTTGAACTTCACGGATGCCACCTCCCTTGAGATTACATCGAACACCTTAGTTGTGATAAACATTATACCATGAGTTTCACATCACTCAAGTGGTTGCCATTCAACATGGAACGTTCCTGGCTTGTCGATCCGCTGGAACGTGTGTGCACCGAAGAAGTCTCTCTGCGCCTGTATCAAATTTGCTGGCAGATTCTCGCTGATCAAACTGAACAGATAATCCAGACACGCGCTCAGAGCGGGTGTGGCTATCCCACAGGATCTTGCGAAGTTGCTGACCTTGATCGCCGATGGGAGCCTTTCTTCAACGAACTTTCGAGCTTCTTCATCGTCCAAGAAGGTTACGTTCTCCGGAGAATTTTTCAGCAAGCTTCTGAGAAAATCCAGCATCTTCGACCTGATGATGCAACCACCCTTCCAGATGCGCAAAACTTCGAGCAGATTCACCCCATAGTTGAAAGATTTCGAAGCCTCGTGGATGAGCCAGATTCCCTGAGAGTAAGACAGAAAGTAAGCGAGCGACAAGGCCCGTCTCAATTCCTCAACCTCGATGCTTCCATCCGGTTTCAGGACAGGTTCGTACCGCTTCGAAAGTTTCTGTCTTTCTTCTTTGTAATAGGACACCACGCGGGCGAAAACCGAGGCCGCCATCGAGAAAACAGGAACCCCCAGATCGAGGGCGACTTGAGTGGACCATTTACCCGTTCCTTTCTGCTCGGCTCTGTCGAGTATCAATTCAACGAGAGGTTTGTTGGTTTCCTCATCTTTCCAGTTCATGATCTTGAATGAAATCTCCATCAGGAAAGACGAGAGTTCTCCCTTGTTCCAGTCTTCAAATATTTCTCCGATCCGCCCGCTGGAAAGTTTGAGAGCCTTTCTCATCACATCGTAAATTTCCGCGATGCTCTGCATGATGCTGTATTCGATGCCGTTGTGGACCATCTTCACGAAATGTCCTGCCGACCCATCTCCTACGTAGGTGCAGCATGGCCCATCCTCTGTCTTGGCGGCTATGTCGAGCAGAATCTTTTCAACGAGCTGGTACGCCTGTCTGGTCCCGCCTGGCATGAGGGATGGACCGTGCAAAGCACCGTACTCACCGCCCGAAACACCCATACCCAGATAAAGGATGCCTTCCTTTTCGAGCTCCCTCAACCTTCTGTCCGTATCAGCGTAGTGTGAATTTCCACCATCTATGATCAAATCTCCACGTTCCAGATGTGGCAACAGCTCGCCGATCATGTCGTCCACAGGTTGACCCGCCTTGACCATGAGTACGATTTTCCTCGGCTTTTCAAGGCTGTCCACGAAATCTTCGATGCTGTAGGCGGGTATTATCTTTTCAGACCTCACCCTGTCTTCGACGAACTTCTTCGTCCTCTCGGCGGTTCGGTTGTACACTGCGACACTGTAACCTTTTCGAGCGATGTTCAGAGCCAGATTCTGCCCCATGACGGCAAGACCAACGAGACCTATATCTGCTTTCACACTGTCCGACCTCCTCGAGCTTTCGTTTCGATACAATGATACAACACAACGTCACGGGAAAAGGAAATAGCTACCTTCTTTCAACAGAATCTGAACGGACTCCCCCACTTCGAAATCTTCATCGCTGTTCACAAAAATGTTCTCTTCCAGATCCGTCAATCTGATCTCATAACGTGTTCTCGCACCGATGTAGAGTTTGCCGACAACAGTACCGTTCAAAAGTAGTTCCTTTGCCTCTCCTTTCTTCAACGTTCCGGGACGGGCCAACCTCGCTTCCTCTGCCCTTATAACCACGTTCACCTCTTCCACTCCTTCGGGAACGTCCAGCCCGATCCTTTCCACAAGCTGCGGCCTCGTGCGGACGACACAGTTCACACCAACGAAGTCCGCAACGAACAAGTTCGCTGGCCTGAGGTATATTTCGCGGGGCTTTCCAACCTGCAGGATCTTTCCGTTGTTCATGACGGCGATTCTATCGGCTATACTCAACGCTTCTTCCTGATCGTGTGTAACGTACAGCGTCGCAATGTTGAGTTTCTTGAGCATCGCTCTGAGTTCGAATCTGATCCTCATTCTGATCTTCGCATCCAGATTCGACAACGGTTCGTCGAGCAACAGCAGATCCGGTTCAACCACGATCGCTCTCGCCAGTGCCACTCTCTGCTGTTGTCCTCCGGAGAGCTGGTTGGGTTTTCTATCCGCAAGGTGCGCTATGTCGAGAAAGTTCAGCGCCCATTCCACTTTTTCTCGTATCTTTTCCTTGCTGAGTTTCCTCACCTTCAAACCGTAGGCGACGTTTTCGAAAACGGTCATGTGTGGCCAGAGCGCATAGTTTTGAAAAAACATCGCCACGTTTCTCTTCTCCGGAGGTAGGTCCGTCACGTCGCGACCCTTTATGTAAATCCTCCCAGCATCCAGTTGCACAAAGCCTGCGATGGATCTCAGCAAAGTTGTTTTTCCTGAACCGCTCGGCCCGATGACCGCGAACAGTTCACCTTCTTCGATCTCCGCAGACACGTCGTCCAACGCCCTCACGCTGCCGTAATACTTCCTGAGGCCCTGAAGCCTCAGCACGTCCATATTTTCAGCCCCCAATCCCAGCTATGTACTCAGCCTTCAGGAACTTCTCGATGACGAGCATGAACAGCAGAGACGGCACCATCAGCACGATGGCGATCACACTCGCTATCTGCATGTTGTAACCAGCGCTCGCGGTGTACATCAGCACGGGTGCCGTTTGTATGAAGGGAGCACCGATGAAAAACGCAGCGTTGAATTCACCCATCGACCAGAGAAACACGTGTATCGCACCCGCAACGATACCCGGAATTCCCAGTGGAAACGTGATCGTCCAGAATACACGGAATCTGCTCGCTCCGAGATTCTGTGCCGCCTGCTCGAGATCGAGCGGGATGGACTTGAACGTCGCAGTTATTATCCAGAGGGAGAAAACGAGCGAGGCCATAGTGTGTGCCAGGATGATACCCCACGGATTGCCTCTCAGTCCGATCTTTCCGAAGACGCGAGCGAGGTTGATGAAAACAGGAAGCTGAGGAAAAGCTTGAGGCATCAGAAACAGAAAGAGCAAAACGCGCTCCGCCGGTAATCTGTAGCGGGCGAAGGCGTAGGCAGCGGGGATCGCAATCGAGATCGAAAGACCCACGGTTATCAGAGCTATCCTCAGACTCAGCATCAGAGAACTCAGCACTCTTCCCTGTCTGAACACTTCAGCCCAATAACGCAGTGTGAATTCCTGCGGAATTGGGCTGGGCCAGTACCAGATTCTTGCGAAACTCCAGATCACTATCCCCACGAGTGGTCCCACCACGAGCAAAAGCACTACGAAAATCAATACAACTTTCAGAGTCATTTTGAGGATCGAGAATCCTGTCACGCTTTGATACCCCCTCGCTCGGCCGCCATGAACTTCAGATAGTAGATCGCAAACACCATGACGATCAAATAAGAAATCACACCTAAAGCGTTCGCAGTACCCCAATCGTTGAAGTAGTTCACCCTGAACATCATGTTCACCGTGATCATGTTCGGGCTGGCGGGTCCGACCATGATCGGTATCGTCAGACTGCTTATCGTTCTCACGAAGGTCAGTATGAACGCCACCATGATGGAAGGCCTGCACATGGGTATCAAAACGTCGAACACGATCTTCCATCTGGATGCTCCCAAATTCCGCGCAGCTTCGATGTAAGCGTTGTCCAAGCTCCTGAACGCTCCAAGCACGATGAGCGCAGCGTAAGGGGTCATAACCCAGACGAACGCCCAGACCAAGCCAATCCAGCTTCGAGAAAGACCAGGTAGTTCTTCAATGCGCAGAATTCTGGTCAACAAGTTGTTCAGGGTTCCGTGTGGCGCCAAAAACACTCTCATCGCATGTCCCACGATCAGGAAGGGTATGAATAGGGGCAATTTGTACATGATTTCCAGGAACTTCCAGCTCTTGAAACGCAGATAACCGGACACACCGATACTCAATCCCAACGTGACAGCGGTGGCAACTAGGCTTATGGCGACACTGTAGATGATGTCACGCCAGTAAATCTCAAAAACCTTGAGATAGTTCGCAAGGCTGAACCTTCCCTGCACAACAAAACTCATGTAAATGGAGAGTACCAGTGGATAAACGTACAGAGTAACCAAGACAATCAACGCGGGGAGGATCAACAGAAAGCCAACCATGAGTTCCTTTCTCCGTCTCATGATTTCATCCTCCAAAAAGAAAGGCGAGGCACGGAGCCTCGCCTGGTTCATTTCTCAACCCATTTTTCGTAAGCTTCCAGCATCCTGGTTCTGTAGTCGGCTATGGGCATGCGTTTGCCAAACTTGAGGAGCTCTTCCTCTTTGATGTCCCGGTAGAGTCTGTCAAAAACCTCCTTGCTCAGATACGGAGAGACGTATTCGATTCCGATGGCTGGATACCAGTTGAACCTGTCGACGATGTACTTTGCGTGCACGGCGGGGGACGTAACGAGTTCGATCATCTTGAGCGCGTAATCTGCATTCGCAGCCTTTGTCGGTATCGCGAAGTACATGGGCTGGCCGGGCATGCCAGGTTCTGGCAGGATCAACCTGATGTTCGGGTCCATCCTTCCTTCCCTTATCCACGTGTAGAACATGTCTACCCAAACTGGACCCATCCAGATTTCTCCTCGGTTGAGCGCATCGAGAGTGCCCGCGTTTCCCGACGTCAGTGTTACGTACTTGTTGAACTCCTTGAGTTCGGCGTAGATCTGTGGCCAGTCTTCCATGTACTTCTCGTCGAATGGGCCGTTCATCAACACGTCAGGGTTCTTGGATTTCCAGTACACCCAACCGAACACGAACGACACGCCAGACATACCACCTTTGATACCGTTGTAACCGAACTTCTTCGGATTCTTCTTCACCCACTCGACGAGCTCGGCGTAGCTCTTTGGTGGGTTCTTGACGAACCTCGGGTTGTAAGCGATGGCCGTCTGACTGTGGAACATCGGCATGACGTACCCGTTCACGTTGACGCCGAGTGCGACTTCTGCGGTCTTCATGGTCACCAGTCTTCTCGTGGTCAGAAAGTCTGTGTACTGTCGTATGAGTCCACGCTCGATCGCCCAGATCGCCCCAGCCTCGTGGATCACGACCAGATCGATCGCCCACTTGTCCTTTCCAGAATCTTTCTCAAGCTGCAACTGCTGGATGATCTGCTGTGAGCCCGCATCTCCCGGACCGGTACCGACGACCTTGACCTTCACGTTCGGGTACAGTTTTTCGAACTCTGGAGCGATCTCGTACTGGAAGAAGTCAACCATGTTCTGATCTCCAGCCACCATCATGGTGAGTGTGACCTTGATCGGGATGTCCGCCTGGGCAAGCAAGACAGCCGCGATGATCAACATCACCACGCCGCACAGTTTCCTCATAAAAACTCACCCCCCTCTGGATTTGGCCATAGAAAGTTCAGAGTCTTTTCAAAACGCTTTGCAAAGTCTTAAAGGCCAAAGTCGCTGCCTCTTCCTGACCTCCAGGCAGTGGTAAGCACTCGACCGAGACGTAACCTTCGTAATTGACTTCGTGCAGAGCCTTCAATATGGAATCGAAATTCAGATGTCCCGAACCAGGTGCCCACCTGTTGCTGTCCGCGACATGGAAGTGCTTGATCCACGCGCCAAAATTTCTTATGCTTTCCTCCAAGTTCACCTCTTCGATGTTCATGTGAAACGTGTCCGCGAGGATTCCAACGTTGGGTTTATTCAGATTCTGCAGAACCATTTTCGCTTCCTGCAGTGTGTTGATGAAATCAGTTTCGTATCTGTTCAACGGTTCGATGACGAGTTCAACCCCTTTTCCCGCCGCGTGGTCTGCAAGTTCGTTGAGGCTTTCTATGAACAGCTGGAATACCCTTTCGAAAGTCCTCTTCTCTCTCTTACCGCGGATCAGTCCAACGATCACTTTGGCCCCAAAAATGGAAGCGAAATCGATGTGATCCTTCAACCTGTCCAGCGCGCGC includes:
- a CDS encoding amino acid ABC transporter permease, with translation MIVESLPFLLKGTLVTVWLTALSLSLGLIIAVPVSFLQVYGGRVSRFICSIYEKTFRSIPLLVLLMLIFYGLPEIGIRLEPFLACVLGLAIRSSAYQSQIFRGAILSVSKGQTLAAYSLGMSRMQTFWHVVFPQALRFSIAPWTNELTVVLKDSSMAYALGVVELLRQGSYIVARTYEPTLIFLTCAAIYLILTVSANKIFAAIEKKLTIPGFEMREVLH
- a CDS encoding basic amino acid ABC transporter substrate-binding protein, with product MKFKLFVLVLCAVVTLSFSKTITVGTSADFPPFEYIENGQFVGFDMDLMREIAKIAGFELKFVDMSFDSLIPALRAGQIDVAAAAMTITDERKQVVDFSIPYWTADQSVVVRADSNLTITVLFGKYRIGVQTGTTGDLWCTDELVGKGILPEKNLKRYDTFILALSDLLNGNIDAIVLDSPVANRFAATKPVKVVGIIVTGEQYGIAVRKGNKELLEAINRALQQIIDSGKMAELIDKYF
- the gndA gene encoding NADP-dependent phosphogluconate dehydrogenase, producing MKADIGLVGLAVMGQNLALNIARKGYSVAVYNRTAERTKKFVEDRVRSEKIIPAYSIEDFVDSLEKPRKIVLMVKAGQPVDDMIGELLPHLERGDLIIDGGNSHYADTDRRLRELEKEGILYLGMGVSGGEYGALHGPSLMPGGTRQAYQLVEKILLDIAAKTEDGPCCTYVGDGSAGHFVKMVHNGIEYSIMQSIAEIYDVMRKALKLSSGRIGEIFEDWNKGELSSFLMEISFKIMNWKDEETNKPLVELILDRAEQKGTGKWSTQVALDLGVPVFSMAASVFARVVSYYKEERQKLSKRYEPVLKPDGSIEVEELRRALSLAYFLSYSQGIWLIHEASKSFNYGVNLLEVLRIWKGGCIIRSKMLDFLRSLLKNSPENVTFLDDEEARKFVEERLPSAIKVSNFARSCGIATPALSACLDYLFSLISENLPANLIQAQRDFFGAHTFQRIDKPGTFHVEWQPLE
- a CDS encoding ABC transporter ATP-binding protein; the encoded protein is MDVLRLQGLRKYYGSVRALDDVSAEIEEGELFAVIGPSGSGKTTLLRSIAGFVQLDAGRIYIKGRDVTDLPPEKRNVAMFFQNYALWPHMTVFENVAYGLKVRKLSKEKIREKVEWALNFLDIAHLADRKPNQLSGGQQQRVALARAIVVEPDLLLLDEPLSNLDAKIRMRIRFELRAMLKKLNIATLYVTHDQEEALSIADRIAVMNNGKILQVGKPREIYLRPANLFVADFVGVNCVVRTRPQLVERIGLDVPEGVEEVNVVIRAEEARLARPGTLKKGEAKELLLNGTVVGKLYIGARTRYEIRLTDLEENIFVNSDEDFEVGESVQILLKEGSYFLFP
- a CDS encoding ABC transporter permease; the protein is MTGFSILKMTLKVVLIFVVLLLVVGPLVGIVIWSFARIWYWPSPIPQEFTLRYWAEVFRQGRVLSSLMLSLRIALITVGLSISIAIPAAYAFARYRLPAERVLLFLFLMPQAFPQLPVFINLARVFGKIGLRGNPWGIILAHTMASLVFSLWIITATFKSIPLDLEQAAQNLGASRFRVFWTITFPLGIPGIVAGAIHVFLWSMGEFNAAFFIGAPFIQTAPVLMYTASAGYNMQIASVIAIVLMVPSLLFMLVIEKFLKAEYIAGIGG
- a CDS encoding ABC transporter permease; amino-acid sequence: MRRRKELMVGFLLILPALIVLVTLYVYPLVLSIYMSFVVQGRFSLANYLKVFEIYWRDIIYSVAISLVATAVTLGLSIGVSGYLRFKSWKFLEIMYKLPLFIPFLIVGHAMRVFLAPHGTLNNLLTRILRIEELPGLSRSWIGLVWAFVWVMTPYAALIVLGAFRSLDNAYIEAARNLGASRWKIVFDVLIPMCRPSIMVAFILTFVRTISSLTIPIMVGPASPNMITVNMMFRVNYFNDWGTANALGVISYLIVMVFAIYYLKFMAAERGGIKA
- a CDS encoding extracellular solute-binding protein; protein product: MRKLCGVVMLIIAAVLLAQADIPIKVTLTMMVAGDQNMVDFFQYEIAPEFEKLYPNVKVKVVGTGPGDAGSQQIIQQLQLEKDSGKDKWAIDLVVIHEAGAIWAIERGLIRQYTDFLTTRRLVTMKTAEVALGVNVNGYVMPMFHSQTAIAYNPRFVKNPPKSYAELVEWVKKNPKKFGYNGIKGGMSGVSFVFGWVYWKSKNPDVLMNGPFDEKYMEDWPQIYAELKEFNKYVTLTSGNAGTLDALNRGEIWMGPVWVDMFYTWIREGRMDPNIRLILPEPGMPGQPMYFAIPTKAANADYALKMIELVTSPAVHAKYIVDRFNWYPAIGIEYVSPYLSKEVFDRLYRDIKEEELLKFGKRMPIADYRTRMLEAYEKWVEK
- the iolO gene encoding 5-keto-L-gluconate epimerase encodes the protein MKLALVVSTSDAAFDALAFKGDLLKGVEMAKRIGYDAVEIAVRDPKLVNVKELKGFLDELKMPVAAVGTGQAYLVEGLSITSEDPFIRRRALDRLKDHIDFASIFGAKVIVGLIRGKREKRTFERVFQLFIESLNELADHAAGKGVELVIEPLNRYETDFINTLQEAKMVLQNLNKPNVGILADTFHMNIEEVNLEESIRNFGAWIKHFHVADSNRWAPGSGHLNFDSILKALHEVNYEGYVSVECLPLPGGQEEAATLAFKTLQSVLKRL